CAggtgttggcataggcttatgcccgccataatcagcacaactatcaAGCGCACTAAGGCTAATGTATAGCACAATCTTACAATACTAATAGCAAGTCAGCCATACTAGCTACGCAATGGGCCTCTCCGCGATCCAAACTAactacggacgcgccctcacgcgcatctcaaaggAGATTCCAGAGAACAcattaatcggacgtcgtcccaCATCGAAAGATAGATAAACGATCTATcccaactcaacaataaaaggtcaaactcctgacctcataaggtaagtaCACTTAGCTCCCTACTGtaactctgcataaattaccatCACTCTAACTTAAGcgtcggagagttgaagaccacgccgccgtggtGTCTACTTTAACGACGTGTGCTACCTGTGACAGGAATGAGACAAGGAATACGGCGTATCATATCCACAAGGAGTACGGCGTAATAAATCGAGTGTAATCACAACattaacattggcgccgtctgtgggaaaccgcaacaaaaagtcaacaaaaaagGGGTCACATGCAACACTTAGCCAAATAACTACACTTCGACATGGGCACTATCAATCCCTCCCCCTCCACTCCGGCAGACGATCACATCGAAGACATCACAGACCTCAGCCTCAACCACCCCTACCCTCTGCCAACAACCCTATCATCCTCACACCTACACCCGGAACAGTCGTCAGCACTAACGCGACTCCGGATCCGGTAACCGCCGCAAGAATGGAAAACATGGCCCGAGATCTAGACGAATGCCAGCAGCGCGAGGCACTTGAACGCGAAAAGGCAGCAGCTCTGTAGAGCGAGCTCGATAGGATGTGGGCACAGCTCGAGCGGACCGAGCGCAGTCATTTACATGGTGAATCAAATCGTGAGGCAGCGCGCAAACGAGAGGACGAGAACAAGTTCACTTAAGCATCAGCTTGACTCCCTCCGAACTCGCCAAGAAGCGGCCACCATCGCCACGGCTTATTCGCAACCGTGAGGAAGGGAGAACGAGCGTCACCTCCCGCTCCAGACCCTACACAACTGCTCACAACAGCGAGTCTGCCACGCTAGCTCTGATCCTGCAGCGACTAACCGCAATAGAAAAACGGGATGCCAATCCACAGTGCCAACCAGTGTTCGCAGCCAGGCCGGGCCCATTCACTACGCGAATAATGAACACCGTGCGTCCTTCTCAATCCAAGAGCCCAAAAATCACGTCGTACACAGGCGAAGGCGATCCATTCCAGCACATTGATAACTTCAAGAAAGTCACTGCCAGTAGAGAATTCGACGACGCCGCCTTGTGCCACCTGTTCAGCGAAACACTAGATGGGGATGCCATGAATTGGTTCTTCGAACAACCGGCGAACTCTATGGATTCTTTCGCGCAGTTGACCACAACATTTCTTAATCGGTTTATCCTCATAGCCGGAGCCGCCCACACAACTGATGGCCTATTTCAAGTAAAACAAGAGAGCAGGGAAACATTGGGCACCTTCGTCATGCGATGGCAGACAGCAGCATCCAAATGTCGAAACCCAAACAAAACGCTCGCCTTGACCGCTTTTAAGGAAGGACTACGGTCAGAGAACTTCTTGTTCCATATCAATGGGGACCCTCGAATGCGCGGCGCCACATATGATGATATCATGACTGAAGCAGTACGATACGCTCAGGCAGAATACGTCACATACGGGGAGAAGCGAACCCCAGTACCATCAGACAAAACTACTACGCCACAGACATCTGTACACACAATCCCCCTCCAGCGTGAGCTCTTCCCTAACACAGAAGACAATAGCAAAGGCATGAAAAGAGAGTGGCATCAGGCAAATTACCGTGTCGCGCGCAACAACGATCGACACAGGGGCCGGGACAAGAACACGAGACTTGGCCATGAACGTCGCGACAACAGAGACCCTCGCCAAGTTAACGCGATGGGACGCCGTAGGGACCACACACCGCCTAGGGAAGAGACCCTGGAAGACTTTTTCCACAAGCATCAGGGTACGCTGAGGAAACCAGCAAGACCACTACGCCCCCAAACCGAAGCAGAAACTGGCAAGTGGTGCAGATTTCATGAAAATGGAAGTCATAACACGAATGATTGCCGCACCCTCCGCATACTAAGAGCCAATGGCGATACGGGGGTTCACCCGGCGCAGCAAAGGGTACAGCAGAACGTAGTCGCCGTAGTTGAGAACCTGCGCCGCATCAACGTCATAGAGGGAGGAGCCCCGAAGACAAACATGTCTAACCGAGCAAAAAAGCGCTTTGACCGCAGCAATCACCCAAGGCAGGTGTAGGCCATCACAAGAGAAAACGCTAAGCGACAGAAGGAAGGGTGGAAGCCGATCACCTTCACTGAGGAAGAGGAAATTGACATCTCCTTACCCAATGACGACGCTTTCCTTATAGACGCAGTCTTGGGCGGACAATGGGATGtagggaagatgatgatcgacACGGGATCCGTAGTCAACATCCTACACTTAACCGGATGCGAACTTTTATCGCCGGACACATGATGCTCATAAAATTCCCAACTCCGCATGGAACAGGACAGGTCCAGGGTTCACAATCCGTAGCAAAAGATGGTCAAACACACGCGATTCGACAGACGCGCAACCGACACGAAATCTTGGCAGTACATGCCACACTAAACTTGACCGACAAGGTCGTCGACGCACGAGATGGTGAAACGTCGAAGGGCAAGAGCAAGCAGAAGGCTACGCCATATGAGGCCAAAACACCGGCAAACCCTGAATCTTCATTGAAAAGCATTACGCCATTCCCACACCATCCGGAGCGCAAGATCAAAGTCAGCGCAACTCTCAGTCACACTGTTGAGAGAGATTTAACAAGTTTCTTGGGCGACAACATGGAAGTCTTTGCATGGTCCTATGAGGACATGCCCGGCATCTCGCCCgacatcatcatgcatgaattgcacatcAAACCTTCCGCACACCCAATTAAAGAAAAGCGCCGAAGCTTCGACGACGAAAAGAGCACGGCAATACGCCAAGAAGTTGACAAATTGAAAGGCATGAAGTTCGTCCGGGAAGTGCAGTACCCTGAATGGATCTCAAACTGCGTTATGGTCCGTAAAGCTAATGGTAAATGGCGAATGTGTGTGGATTAAAAGAACGTAAACAAAGCATGCCCAAAAGACATTTTCCCCCTACCGAGAATTGATCAGCTAATCGACGCAACGGCAGGTCATGAGTTGCTAAGCTTGATGGACGCCTACTCCGAATACAATCAGATACGCATGAACCCGGCGGATCAGGAAGCTACGACCTTCGTCACTGATAGAGGCATGTACTGTTATAACGTCATGCCCTTCGGATTAAAAAATGCGGGTGCTACGTATGTGCGTTGCGTCACCAAATGTTTGACCAACACATCGGTCGGGAAATTGAGGTGTACGTCGATGACATGCTGGCCAAAAGCATAAAGGTGGAAGACCACGTAACCAACCTCCGAACCATCTTCAATGTGCTCAAAAAATACAAGATGCGATTGAACCCGGAGAAATGTTTTTTCGGCGTAACAACAAGTAAGTTCCTAGGCTACATCGTCAGTCAACGCGGCATAGAGGCAAATCCCGAAAAGATACAAGCCATCCTGGATATGGCGCAGCCAGTACTCAAGAAAGACGTAGAAACCCTCCAAGGCAGACTCGTGGCACTATCTCGATTCATATCAAGACTGACTGAGAAGTGTGAGCCGTTCTTCAAACTGTTAAGGCGTTCCAAGAGCAAATTGATCGAATGGACACCGGACTGCCAGGAGACCTTTCAGGGATTAAAAGACTACCTCGCCGCAGTACCATTACTGTAGACCCCACAGCCGGGCGAACCCCTGTACCTTTACCTCGCAGTATCCGCAACCGCAGTCAGCAGTGCCTTAGTTCGCCGTGATGGAACTAAAGAATTGCCAGTTTTCTACGCAGGAAGGGCCATGAACGGCCCAGAGACAAGATACCCAACACTGGAACAATTAGCCCTTGCGCTCATCGTAGCAGCCAGACGACTGCGTCACTACTTCCAAGCTCATAGCATCCACGTACTTACAAACCAGCCTCTCAAACAAGTACTAGAGAATCCAGAACACTCCTGGCGACTCAGCAAGTGGGCTATCGAGCTGATAGAATTCAACATCGAATACAAGCCACGGCCCGCCATAAAAGGACAAGCCGTAGCTGATTTCATTGCAAAAATGATTCCCCGAGATACGACGGAAGTGGTACCAAATGATGTCATAAACCCCATCAAGATTTCGCCATGGAACTTACATGTAGATGGCTCCAGCTGTGCCAAATCTAGCGGAGCGGGGATCATCTTGAGCGGATCGGAGGGACTCGAACTCGAGTATGCTCTAAAATTCAACTTCGATGCCTCCAACAATGTAGCAGAGTACGAAGCACTGATTGCAGGACTACAATTGGCCCTCAGCACGGGTGCCACCAGCATCAATATGTTTAGCGACTCTCAGCTCATGGTCAATCAAATCACCGGGTCCTTCACTACCAAAGATGAGCAAATATCAGCCTACCTGGCGTACGCCACAACGCTGTTAAAGCGATTTGAATTCTACCACATCAATCAAATACCAAGGGCCAATAGCGCAAGAGCGAACTCCTTAGCAAGACTCGCCACGGCGTAACCACACCAATGCCAAAAGGATATCAGGGTCGAAATTCTCCACCATCCTTCAATTTACCAGACCTTGCAACAGATATGCCAGGTAGAGAGCGACCAAGCCTCATGGATGGATGAGATAATAGCATTCAAGCGTAACGGCAGGCTACCCGAAGACGAGACTATGGTAAAGCAACTAAGGAGGCGAGCGGTAAGATACTACTTGCGGAACAACACGCTCTATCGCCAAGGTCTGCTAAACGCCGACCTTAGATGCGTCACAGCCAAAGAAGGAAAGCAGATCTTGAACGAAATCCACAGCGGTGATTGTGGCAACCATTACGGCAGCCGCGCATTGGTTGCAAAGACACTCCGCACAGGATATTATTGGCCCACACTAGCCTCCGATGCACAGGAGCTCGCCATATCTTGCCACAAATGTCAAATTCATGGACCCATACCACACCAGCCCTCAAAACCGCTATCATACATAGTCAGCCCGTGGATCAACTGCCTTTAGGGAATGGATCTAATTGGCCCACTTCCCGTCAGAAAATGTCAATTCAAGTGGGTCATTGTGTGCATCGATTATCATTCGAAATAGATTGAGGCTGCGCCCCTGACGGCCATTACAACCGAGAAGGTCCAAAACTTCCTGCAACGCAACATCTTCTACCGCCATGGTACGCCGGAGTCTATCATTACAGATAACGGCACGCAATTCAACAAC
This is a stretch of genomic DNA from Argentina anserina chromosome 4, drPotAnse1.1, whole genome shotgun sequence. It encodes these proteins:
- the LOC126792108 gene encoding uncharacterized protein LOC126792108, with the translated sequence MNTVRPSQSKSPKITSYTGEGDPFQHIDNFKKVTASREFDDAALCHLFSETLDGDAMNWFFEQPANSMDSFAQLTTTFLNRFILIAGAAHTTDGLFQVKQESRETLGTFVMRWQTAASKCRNPNKTLALTAFKEGLRSENFLFHINGDPRMRGATYDDIMTEAVRYAQAEYVTYGEKRTPVPSDKTTTPQTSVHTIPLQRELFPNTEDNSKGMKREWHQANYRVARNNDRHRGRDKNTRLGHERRDNRDPRQVNAMGRRRDHTPPREETLEDFFHKHQGTLRKPARPLRPQTEAETGKWCRFHENGSHNTNDCRTLRILRANGDTGVHPAQQRVQQNVVAVVENLRRINVIEGGAPKTNMSNRAKKRFDRSNHPRQV